One genomic segment of Cottoperca gobio chromosome 21, fCotGob3.1, whole genome shotgun sequence includes these proteins:
- the LOC115026516 gene encoding uncharacterized protein LOC115026516 translates to MTVSSFSTAYYLHRHIRRVAQGTSYFATPKIQSQIRVTITGILQGVLYLLYATFSYFETFTNTLSLHFVICSRISFTVSTLYIASTTVNLGIGQTLFRQRIADVWKALKALLACLSNSVTFSFWLNFFYYTQIVPAQRTLFICIKKNIKSLIYCFWLAYLIVCLCVMVMTSYSTVVYLCRHMRRMVTNGQSLSCPQFRSQVRVAVISILQGVLYYVEPGSWSGCIQAESSRHLAQSSSVLQSTAV, encoded by the exons ATGACGGTTTCTAGCTTTTCCACTGCCTACTACCTGCATAGACACATAAGAAGAGTGGCACAGGGGACCAGCTACTTCGCCACTCCGAAGATTCAAAGCCAGATAAGAGTCACCATCACTGGGATCTTACAAGGAGTGCTCTActtactctatgccactttcaGTTACTTTGAAACATTCACCAACACCTTGTCCCTGCACTTTGTTATTTGTTCTAGGATCTCCTTCACAGTCTCCACACTGTACATAGCAAGCACAACGGTCAACTTGGGCATCGGTCAGACTTTATTCAGGCAAAGGATAGCCGATGTTTGGAAAGCACTCAAAGCACTGTTGGCATG TCTGTCAAATAGTGTAACCTTCTCTTTTTGGCTGAACTTCTTCTACTACACCCAGATTGTACCTGCGCAGAGAACTCTCTTCATCTGTATTAAGAAGAATATCAAATCACTTATCTACTGCTTTTGGCTT GCCTACttgattgtctgtctgtgtgttatgGTGATGACCAGTTATTCTACTGTAGTCTACCTGTGTCGACACATGCGTCGTATGGTTACAAACGGACAGTCTCTGTCCTGTCCACAGTTCAGAAGTCAGGTGAGGGTCGCCGTCATCAGCATCCTACAGGGAGTCCT GTACTATGTTGAACCTGGGAGCTGGTCAGGCTGTATTcaggcagagagcagcagacatCTGGCTCAGAGCAGCTCGGTGCTGCAAAGTACAGCCGTCTGA